GCTTCACCGACGTGCGGGTGACGGTCGACCTGGACGGCCCGGCGACCCGCGAGGCCTACGAGGACCTCAAACGCCAGGTCGACGAGCACTGCCCGGTGCTCGACCTGTTCCGCAACCCGACCCCGACGAAGACCGCCCTGGCCTAGAGGAATTCGTGGCGGACGATGGTCTGTTCGCGGCCCGGGCCGACGCCGATGGCCGAGACCCGGGCCTGCGACAGCTCCTCGATCCGCTCCACGTACGCCCGCGCGTTCGCCGGCAGCTCCTCGAACGTCCGGCAGTGCGAGATGTCCTCCCACCAGCCGGGCAGCTCCTCGTAGATCGGCACGGCGTGGTGCACGTCGGTCTGCGTCATCGGCATGTCCTCGGTGCGGAAGCCGTCCACCTCGTACCCGACGCAGATCGGCACCCGCTCCAGGCCGGACAACACGTCGAGCTTGGTGAGGAAGTAGTCGGTGATCCCGTTGACCCGCGTGGCGTACCGGGCGATCACCGCGTCGAACCAGCCGGTGCGGCGCGACCGCCCGGTGGTGACGCCGAACTCGCCGCCCGCCTTGCGCAGGTGCTCGCCCATCGCGTCGTTCAGCTCGGTCGGGAACGGGCCCGACCCGACGCGCGTGGTGTAGGCCTTGAGGATGCCGAGCACGGTGCCGATGCGGCCCGGCCCGATGCCCGACCCGGCGCTCGCGCCACCCGCGGTCGGGTTCGACGACGTGACGAACGGGTAGGTGCCGTGGTCGACGTCGAGCAGCGTGCCCTGCGACCCCTCCAGCAACACCGTCTCGCCCTTCTCCAGGGCCTTGTTCAGCTGCAGCCGCGTGTCGGCGATGCGGTGCGCGAACTTCTCGCCCGCGGCCAGCACCTCGTCGGCCACCTGGTCGGCGTCGAGCGCCTTGCGGTTGTAGACCTTGACCAGCACCTGGTTCTTGAACTCGAGGGCCGCCTCGACCTTCTGGCGGAAGATCTTCTCGTCGAGCAGGTCCTGCACGCGGACGCCGACGCGGGCGATCTTGTCCTGGTAGCACGGGCCGATGCCGCGGCCGGTGGTGCCGATCTTGCGGCTGCCGAGGTAACGCTCGGTGACCTTATCGATCGCCACGTGGTACGGCATGATCAGGTGCGCGTCGGCGGAGAGCAGCAGGCGGCTGGTGTCCACGCCGCGCTTCTCCAGGCCGTCCAGCTCGTCGAGCAGCACGCCGGGGTCGACGACCACGCCGTTGCCGATCACGTTCGTCACGCCCGGCGTGAGGATCCCGGACGGGATGAGGTGCAGGGCGAAGTTCTCCCCGTTGGGGAGCACGACCGTGTGACCGGCGTTGTTGCCGCCCTGGTAGCGGACGACCCACTGGACGCGGTCGCCGAGCAGGTCGGTGGCCTTGCCCTTGCCTTCGTCGCCCCACTGGGCACCGATGAGCACGATGGCCGGCATGTGACACTCCAGGTATTCGGCAACAGGAAATTCAGCGCAGGCAAATGCCGGTGCATGAGCGTAACGGAGGACCCGGTGGCGCGGGGAACGGTGCTGGCTTGCGGGTCTGGTTCGTCACTCCTTCGCAACGAGCCGGGAGTGCGGGAAGTGCCCGCGCGCCCCGGCCGGAACGACGTGGATCCCCTGCTAGAGGGCACTTCCGGGGAGCCGTTGATCGTCGTCGGCACGGATGCGGACCTCGCCGCGGTCGTGGTGCGGATCATGCGGAAGAACCGGTTGGGGGACACGCCGGTGGGATACGTGCCGACCGATCCGGGCTCGCCGGCGGCGCGGCTGTGGGGGCTGCCGTCGGACCCGTCGGAGGCGCTCGCACTAGCCCGGAAGGGTGAGCCGCGGCCGCGGGTGCTCGTGCGGGACGACAGCGGCGGAGTCCTGGTGGGTGAAGCGGCGGTAGGTCCGGTCACCGGCGAGGCTTACTGTGACGACACGGTCGCGTTCCGTGGCTCGGCGCGGTCGTTCGTGGTCCGGCCCGGCGCGGAGGGCGTCGACGTGCGGGTGACCCGGGGGCTGTTCCGGCGGGTCACCGAGGTGTCCGGGCGGGCTTGCCAGCTGGGCTGCCACCCGGCGGAAGTGGTGCAGAACGGAGTGCCGCACCCGCGGCCGGTGACCCGCTGGACCTGGTATCGGCACACCGAGAACCTGCTGGCGATCACTGATAGTTAACCTACTGTCGTCGGTAAATCACCCACAGGTATTGCTTTCGCCATCTTCATGTTCGACCTTCGGAGGGTCCTCACCGATCACCCGAAGGCGGCACCTATGCGCATCGCCCGAAACTCGCTGATCGTCCTGGGCCTCTCGGCCCTGTTCACCACCGGCCTCGCGACCGGCACCGCGGTGGCGGAGCCGCCGAACATCCCGTCCGAGACCACCGCCCGCTCCGAGCTGGCGGCGCTGACCGTCCAGGCGGACGGCACGTCCACCGGTTACTCGCGCGACAAGTTCCCGCACTGGGACGACCAGGGCGGCAGCTGCAACACCCGCGAGGTCGTGCTGAAGCGGGACGGCACGAACGTCGTCACCGACTCCAGCTGCGCCGCCACGTCGGGCACGTGGAAGAGCCCGTACGACGGCGCCACCTGGACCGCCGCTTCCGACGTCGACATCGACCACGTCGTGCCGCTCGCCGCCGCGTGGCGGACCGGCGCGTCGGCCTGGACCACCGCTAAGCGCGAGGCGTTCGCCAACGACCTGACCAACCCGCAGCTGATCGCCGTCACCGACAACGTCAACCAGGCCAAGGGCGACAAGTCGCCCGACGAGTGGAAGCCTCCGCTCACCGGCTACTGGTGCACCTACGCGAAGATGTGGATCGACGTGAAGTACGAGTGGCAGCTGACGATCGACAGCGCGGAGAAGGCGGCGTTGACGGAGATGCTGGACCGCTGCTGAGCCACGGGATTCGCATTCGGTTTCTCGTTGATCCAGGCCGTGTGGCCGAAGATCGCGGCCCACCGCGCCAGGGGTGGGGCGGTGCGTCAGTACCGCGGTGGGCAGCGTCCCGCGCACGGGCCGGTCCGCCGGTGGTGAATGCTGGTCGAGCCGGCCCCGGAACTGCAACCGGGACGTTCACGCCCGGGGCCGGTGGCAGGCCGCCGCCCGCTGGTACCCGGGCGGCGGCCTGCCGCACCCCCGGGGCCCGCGCTGTCCGCGAGCACAGGCCCGAGAACTCGCCCCGCCCCGCCCCGCCGCAGCTGCCGCTGCCTTGCGCATCGCATCTGCTGCGCCAGCCACTCCGGCCCGCGCCCGGCCGCGGCTCACGAATCACCCCACCAGCCGCAGGATCTCCCGTGCCGCCGCGTCGTTCTGCCGGAACGACGGGCCGTTCGTGCGTGGGCGGGTGAACGCCGCCGCCGAGCGGGCGCTCGTGTGCGGCCCCAGCGCGAACCGCCGGGGCTGCGGGCGGCCCG
The window above is part of the Amycolatopsis thermoflava N1165 genome. Proteins encoded here:
- a CDS encoding adenylosuccinate synthase — translated: MPAIVLIGAQWGDEGKGKATDLLGDRVQWVVRYQGGNNAGHTVVLPNGENFALHLIPSGILTPGVTNVIGNGVVVDPGVLLDELDGLEKRGVDTSRLLLSADAHLIMPYHVAIDKVTERYLGSRKIGTTGRGIGPCYQDKIARVGVRVQDLLDEKIFRQKVEAALEFKNQVLVKVYNRKALDADQVADEVLAAGEKFAHRIADTRLQLNKALEKGETVLLEGSQGTLLDVDHGTYPFVTSSNPTAGGASAGSGIGPGRIGTVLGILKAYTTRVGSGPFPTELNDAMGEHLRKAGGEFGVTTGRSRRTGWFDAVIARYATRVNGITDYFLTKLDVLSGLERVPICVGYEVDGFRTEDMPMTQTDVHHAVPIYEELPGWWEDISHCRTFEELPANARAYVERIEELSQARVSAIGVGPGREQTIVRHEFL
- a CDS encoding HNH endonuclease family protein → MRIARNSLIVLGLSALFTTGLATGTAVAEPPNIPSETTARSELAALTVQADGTSTGYSRDKFPHWDDQGGSCNTREVVLKRDGTNVVTDSSCAATSGTWKSPYDGATWTAASDVDIDHVVPLAAAWRTGASAWTTAKREAFANDLTNPQLIAVTDNVNQAKGDKSPDEWKPPLTGYWCTYAKMWIDVKYEWQLTIDSAEKAALTEMLDRC